One Brachybacterium kimchii genomic window carries:
- a CDS encoding aconitate hydratase, translating into MSTVNSFGARETLAVGDTEYEIYGIDTVDGHEKLPYSLKILLENLLRTEDGANITADHVRALGSWDPSAEPDTEIQFTPARVIMQDFTGVPCIVDLATMREAVSDLGGDPERINPLAPAEMVIDHSVMIDVAGRLDALEKNMELEYERNRERYQFLRWGQTAFDDFKVVPPGTGIVHQVNIEYLARTVMTREVDGVLRAYPDSCVGTDSHTTMVNGLGVLGWGVGGIEAEAAMLGQPVSMLIPRVVGFKLTGEIPAAATATDVVLTITEMLRQHGVVGKFVEFYGEGVGQVPLANRATIGNMSPEFGSTCAIFPIDDVTVDYLRLTGRSEEQLALVEAYAKRQGLWHDPSTEAQYSEYLELDLSTVVPSIAGPKRPQDRIILTQAKESFREVLPSYAADEEPAEAESTVVPEDEGTFPASDPASLGSDNDSGGDAPVLDLKVHGRASKPTAVEGKDFSIDHGIVSIASITSCTNTSNPSVMMAAGILAKNAVEKGLVSKPWVKTSLAPGSQVVTGYYEKSGLTEYLDALGFQLVGYGCTTCIGNSGPLAPEISDAINEADLAVTSVLSGNRNFEGRINPDVKMNYLASPPLVIAYALAGTMDFDFENDALGRDEDGNDVFLRDIWPSPTEVEQTIAENITQEMFKDDYADVFTGDDRWRSLDTPEGATFDWEGDSTYVRKPPYFEGMGKDPEPVEDISGARVLAKLGDSTTTDHISPAGAIKADSPAGRYLREHGVERKDFNSYGSRRGNHEVMIRGTFANIRIKNQLLDGVEGGYTKNFLTGEQEFIYDAAQAYAEKDIPLVVLAGKEYGTGSSRDWAAKGTKLLGVQSVIAESYERIHRSNLIGMGVLPLQFPAGETAESLGLTGEETFDIAGITAINDGATPKTVKVTATREGADPIEFDAVVRIDTPGEADYFRNGGILQYVLRSLVEA; encoded by the coding sequence GTGAGCACCGTGAACTCGTTCGGCGCGAGGGAGACCCTCGCCGTCGGCGACACCGAGTACGAGATCTATGGCATCGACACCGTCGACGGCCACGAGAAGCTGCCCTACAGCCTGAAGATCCTGCTGGAGAACCTGCTGCGCACCGAGGACGGTGCGAACATCACCGCGGACCACGTGCGCGCCCTCGGGTCCTGGGACCCCAGCGCCGAGCCGGACACCGAGATCCAGTTCACGCCCGCCCGCGTGATCATGCAGGACTTCACCGGCGTCCCCTGCATCGTCGACCTCGCCACCATGCGCGAGGCCGTCTCCGACCTCGGCGGCGACCCGGAGCGCATCAACCCGCTCGCCCCCGCCGAGATGGTCATCGACCACTCCGTGATGATCGACGTCGCGGGCCGCCTCGACGCGCTCGAGAAGAACATGGAGCTCGAGTACGAGCGCAACCGCGAGCGCTACCAGTTCCTGCGCTGGGGCCAGACCGCCTTCGACGACTTCAAGGTCGTCCCCCCGGGCACCGGCATCGTCCACCAGGTCAACATCGAGTACCTGGCCCGCACCGTCATGACCCGCGAGGTGGACGGCGTGCTGCGCGCCTACCCCGACTCGTGCGTCGGCACCGACTCGCACACCACCATGGTCAACGGCCTGGGCGTGCTGGGCTGGGGCGTCGGCGGCATCGAGGCCGAGGCCGCGATGCTCGGCCAGCCCGTGTCGATGCTGATCCCGCGCGTGGTCGGCTTCAAGCTGACCGGCGAGATCCCGGCCGCGGCCACCGCGACCGACGTCGTCCTCACGATCACCGAGATGCTGCGCCAGCACGGCGTGGTCGGCAAGTTCGTCGAGTTCTACGGCGAGGGCGTCGGCCAGGTGCCGCTCGCCAACCGCGCGACCATCGGCAACATGAGCCCCGAGTTCGGCTCCACCTGCGCGATCTTCCCGATCGACGACGTCACGGTCGACTACCTGCGCCTCACCGGCCGCTCCGAGGAGCAGCTCGCGCTCGTCGAGGCCTACGCCAAGCGCCAGGGCCTCTGGCACGACCCGTCGACCGAGGCCCAGTACTCCGAGTACCTCGAGCTGGACCTCTCGACCGTCGTCCCCTCGATCGCCGGCCCGAAGCGCCCGCAGGACCGCATCATCCTCACGCAGGCCAAGGAGAGCTTCCGCGAGGTGCTCCCGAGCTATGCGGCCGACGAGGAGCCGGCCGAGGCCGAGAGCACCGTGGTCCCCGAGGACGAGGGGACGTTCCCCGCCTCCGATCCGGCCTCGCTCGGCTCGGACAACGACTCCGGCGGCGACGCGCCCGTGCTGGACCTCAAGGTCCACGGCCGCGCCTCGAAGCCCACCGCCGTCGAGGGCAAGGACTTCTCGATCGATCACGGCATCGTCTCGATCGCCTCGATCACGTCCTGCACCAACACCTCGAACCCCTCGGTGATGATGGCCGCCGGCATCCTCGCCAAGAACGCCGTCGAGAAGGGCCTGGTCTCGAAGCCGTGGGTGAAGACCTCGCTGGCTCCCGGGTCGCAGGTCGTCACCGGCTACTACGAGAAGTCCGGTCTCACCGAGTACCTCGACGCGCTGGGCTTCCAGCTCGTCGGCTACGGCTGCACCACGTGCATCGGCAACTCGGGCCCGCTCGCGCCGGAGATCTCCGACGCGATCAACGAGGCCGACCTCGCCGTCACCTCGGTGCTCTCGGGCAACCGCAACTTCGAGGGCCGCATCAACCCCGACGTGAAGATGAACTACCTCGCGTCCCCGCCGCTGGTCATCGCCTACGCGCTCGCGGGCACGATGGACTTCGACTTCGAGAACGACGCGCTGGGCCGGGACGAGGACGGGAACGACGTGTTCCTGCGCGACATCTGGCCCTCGCCCACCGAGGTCGAGCAGACCATCGCCGAGAACATCACCCAGGAGATGTTCAAGGACGACTACGCCGACGTCTTCACGGGCGACGACCGCTGGCGCTCGCTGGACACCCCCGAGGGCGCGACCTTCGACTGGGAGGGCGACTCCACCTACGTGCGCAAGCCCCCGTACTTCGAGGGCATGGGCAAGGACCCGGAGCCGGTCGAGGACATCTCGGGCGCCCGCGTGCTCGCCAAGCTCGGCGACTCGACGACCACGGACCACATCTCTCCCGCGGGCGCGATCAAGGCCGACTCCCCGGCCGGCCGCTACCTGCGCGAGCACGGCGTGGAGCGCAAGGACTTCAACTCCTACGGCTCCCGCCGCGGCAACCACGAGGTGATGATCCGCGGCACCTTCGCGAACATCCGCATCAAGAACCAGCTGCTCGACGGCGTCGAGGGCGGGTACACGAAGAACTTCCTGACCGGTGAGCAGGAGTTCATCTACGACGCGGCGCAGGCGTACGCCGAGAAGGACATCCCGCTGGTCGTCCTGGCCGGCAAGGAGTACGGCACCGGCTCCTCGCGCGACTGGGCCGCCAAGGGCACGAAGCTCCTGGGCGTCCAGTCCGTCATCGCCGAGAGCTACGAGCGCATCCACCGCTCGAACCTCATCGGCATGGGCGTGCTGCCCCTGCAGTTCCCCGCGGGCGAGACCGCCGAGTCCCTCGGCCTCACCGGCGAGGAGACCTTCGACATCGCCGGGATCACCGCCATCAACGACGGCGCGACCCCGAAGACCGTGAAGGTCACCGCGACCCGCGAGGGCGCCGACCCGATCGAGTTCGACGCGGTCGTGCGCATCGACACCCCCGGCGAGGCGGACTACTTCCGCAACGGCGGCATCCTGCAGTACGTGCTCCGCTCGCTCGTCGAGGCCTGA
- a CDS encoding APC family permease: MPGPSGAFKRLVLGRAFATDRLSRERLPKRLALPTFSSDALSSVAYAPDQILLTLALAGVTGYVISWWVAVAVVLLMAVVVLTGLNTVREYPGGGGDYEVVRTNLNRGAGRLVGSALLVDYALTVAVSVAQAANYTSGILPFLHSHEMWVALVLIALIALVNLRGVRQSSSLLAIPVYLFVAAIGLMVVIGAIESFTGGIGRAPSADLDLVAEPGYAQGLTALGGALLVLRAFSSGSAALTGVEAIGNGVPSFRPPKARNAGIVLLALGAISSAMILGIIALAARTGVRYVEDPASELVRDGAPIPDYQQLPVIGQIAQALSGPGSLLFYAVTAVTGIVLFIAANTAFNGFPNLASVLAAAGSFPKQMRVRGDRLAYSNGIILLAVASGLLVWWTGARVSVLIQMYIVGVFVSFSLGQLGMVRHFTRAIRLEIRGGMRRTLRLRRVVNVIGFVVVTAVLLIVVTTKFTHGAWAAVVIMGALWVLMSLIERHYASVRAQLAIPALADDGPDGPDGDGAEGESADADGAGRSDAVAGGDADAVPSAAGEGTLIGPRLPGQGVDDPTALPSRSHAIVLVSGLDRPTMRALSVASAARHSTLEAVAVHDEDADARRAVERWRSLGIQVPLRVLYSPYRDVNGPVLAHVRSLLKRNPRDVVIVYLPLFLVGHWWLSPLHNHSVRRLGDRLAHLPRVVVASVPWQLGRDGGPDRPQQTDILASAGTATAQDHRRARRAREEARSARLLGR; encoded by the coding sequence GTGCCTGGCCCCTCCGGCGCGTTCAAGCGTCTCGTCCTCGGGCGCGCCTTCGCGACGGATCGCCTGTCCCGGGAGCGCCTCCCCAAGCGGCTCGCGCTTCCGACCTTCTCCTCGGATGCGCTGAGCTCGGTCGCCTATGCCCCCGACCAGATCCTGCTGACCCTCGCCCTCGCGGGCGTGACGGGCTACGTCATCAGCTGGTGGGTCGCCGTCGCCGTCGTGCTGCTGATGGCCGTCGTGGTCCTCACCGGTCTCAACACGGTGCGCGAGTATCCCGGCGGGGGCGGCGACTACGAGGTCGTGCGCACGAACCTCAACAGGGGAGCGGGACGCCTGGTCGGCTCCGCGCTGCTGGTCGACTACGCGCTCACCGTCGCGGTCTCCGTCGCCCAGGCCGCGAACTACACCTCGGGCATCCTGCCCTTCCTGCACAGCCACGAGATGTGGGTCGCGCTCGTGCTCATCGCCCTCATCGCGCTCGTGAACCTGCGCGGGGTGCGCCAGTCCAGCTCGCTGCTCGCGATCCCGGTCTATCTGTTCGTCGCCGCGATCGGCCTGATGGTCGTGATCGGCGCGATCGAGTCGTTCACCGGCGGCATCGGGCGCGCACCGAGCGCGGACCTCGATCTGGTCGCCGAGCCCGGGTACGCGCAGGGGCTCACGGCGCTCGGCGGCGCGCTCCTCGTGCTGCGCGCCTTCTCGAGCGGCAGCGCCGCGCTCACCGGCGTCGAGGCGATCGGCAACGGCGTGCCGTCCTTCCGTCCGCCCAAGGCGCGCAACGCCGGGATCGTGCTGCTCGCGCTCGGCGCGATCTCCTCGGCGATGATCCTGGGGATCATCGCGCTGGCCGCCCGCACGGGCGTGCGCTACGTCGAGGACCCCGCGAGCGAGCTCGTGCGGGACGGCGCCCCGATCCCCGACTACCAGCAGCTGCCGGTCATCGGACAGATCGCCCAGGCGCTCTCCGGCCCGGGGTCCCTGCTCTTCTACGCGGTGACCGCCGTGACCGGCATCGTCCTGTTCATCGCCGCGAACACCGCCTTCAACGGCTTCCCCAACCTCGCGAGCGTGCTCGCCGCGGCCGGCAGCTTCCCCAAGCAGATGCGCGTGCGCGGAGACCGCCTGGCCTACTCCAACGGCATCATCCTGCTCGCGGTCGCCTCCGGGCTCCTGGTGTGGTGGACCGGCGCCCGCGTGAGCGTGCTCATCCAGATGTACATCGTGGGCGTGTTCGTCTCCTTCAGCCTGGGGCAGCTGGGGATGGTCCGCCACTTCACGCGCGCCATCCGCCTCGAGATCCGCGGCGGCATGCGCCGCACCCTGCGCCTGCGCCGCGTCGTCAACGTCATCGGCTTCGTCGTCGTCACCGCCGTGCTCCTCATCGTGGTCACCACGAAGTTCACGCACGGCGCCTGGGCGGCGGTCGTGATCATGGGCGCCCTCTGGGTGCTCATGAGCCTCATCGAGCGCCACTACGCCTCCGTGCGTGCGCAGCTCGCGATCCCCGCACTCGCCGACGACGGGCCCGACGGTCCCGACGGCGACGGGGCCGAGGGGGAGAGCGCGGACGCGGACGGCGCGGGCCGGTCCGATGCCGTCGCGGGAGGCGACGCCGACGCCGTCCCGTCGGCCGCGGGGGAGGGGACGCTCATCGGTCCCCGCCTGCCCGGCCAGGGCGTGGACGACCCGACCGCACTGCCCTCCCGCTCCCATGCGATCGTGCTGGTCTCGGGGCTGGACCGGCCCACGATGCGCGCGCTGTCCGTCGCCTCCGCCGCTCGGCACTCGACCCTCGAGGCCGTCGCCGTGCACGACGAGGACGCCGATGCGCGCCGCGCCGTCGAGCGCTGGCGCTCCCTGGGGATCCAGGTGCCCCTGCGCGTGCTCTACTCTCCCTATCGGGACGTCAACGGTCCGGTCCTCGCCCACGTGCGCAGTCTGCTCAAGCGCAACCCGCGCGACGTCGTGATCGTCTACCTCCCCCTGTTCCTGGTGGGACACTGGTGGCTCTCGCCCCTGCACAACCACTCAGTGCGCCGTCTCGGCGACCGTCTCGCGCACCTGCCGCGCGTGGTCGTCGCGAGCGTGCCGTGGCAGCTCGGGCGGGACGGCGGACCCGACCGCCCGCAGCAGACCGACATCCTGGCGAGCGCGGGCACGGCCACCGCACAGGACCATCGCCGCGCCCGCCGGGCGCGCGAGGAGGCGAGGAGCGCACGGCTCCTGGGAAGGTGA
- a CDS encoding cyclophilin-like fold protein, which translates to MRNATKTTTAFAASAVALALALTGCSGESSADQGTAAPTPSQSSPQAGDGGSTAPSPAPSDSQDGLRTLSGHRVSMTVDGHDYTMTLYDNPTADSLLEQLPLTVTSDDYPGYDEKVLRLEKGLSMEDAPKGDDPQHPEVGWYQPGGWIALYYGHIGYFDGKVPLGRIDATDDQLRSIPVGADVTFEIQD; encoded by the coding sequence ATGCGCAACGCCACCAAGACCACTACCGCCTTCGCGGCCTCCGCGGTCGCTCTCGCCCTCGCGCTGACCGGCTGCTCCGGCGAGTCGAGCGCGGACCAGGGCACGGCGGCCCCGACCCCGTCGCAGAGCTCCCCGCAGGCGGGCGACGGCGGCTCCACCGCCCCGAGCCCGGCCCCGTCGGACTCGCAGGACGGGTTGCGGACGCTCTCGGGCCACAGGGTCTCGATGACCGTGGACGGGCACGACTACACGATGACTCTCTACGACAACCCGACGGCGGACTCGCTGCTGGAACAGCTCCCTCTCACGGTCACGTCCGACGACTACCCCGGCTACGACGAGAAAGTCCTCCGCCTGGAGAAAGGCCTGTCGATGGAGGACGCGCCGAAGGGCGACGACCCGCAGCACCCGGAGGTCGGCTGGTACCAGCCCGGCGGGTGGATCGCGCTCTACTACGGCCACATCGGCTACTTCGACGGCAAGGTCCCGCTCGGGCGGATCGACGCCACCGACGACCAGCTGCGCAGCATCCCCGTCGGCGCGGACGTCACCTTCGAGATCCAGGACTGA
- a CDS encoding aldo/keto reductase — MTILDETLTMNDGHEIPTLGLGTWMIDDDVVAQAVRDAVSLGYRHIDTAEGYGNERGVGEGVRTCDVPREELFVTTKLQADFKTYEEAKAAIQESLELLDIQYIDLMIVHSPQPWAQFHGEDRFFEGNLEAWRALEEARAAGQIRSIGVSNFEPRDMENILERGTVEPAVNQVLAHVGNTPFETLAFCREHGIVVEAYSPMGHGEILEHPAVVATAEKYGVSVPQLCIRYTLQLGAVSLPKTANPEHMRSNAEVDFEISAEDMEALKTVEQVTDYGESSEFPVYWQKD; from the coding sequence ATGACGATCCTCGACGAGACCTTGACGATGAACGACGGCCACGAGATCCCGACGCTGGGGCTCGGCACCTGGATGATCGATGATGACGTCGTCGCCCAGGCCGTCCGCGACGCGGTATCGCTCGGCTACCGACACATCGACACCGCGGAGGGCTACGGCAACGAGCGCGGCGTCGGCGAGGGCGTCCGGACCTGCGACGTGCCGCGCGAGGAGCTGTTCGTGACGACGAAGCTGCAGGCCGATTTCAAGACCTACGAGGAGGCGAAGGCGGCGATCCAGGAGTCCCTGGAGCTGCTGGACATCCAGTACATCGATCTGATGATCGTCCACAGCCCGCAGCCGTGGGCGCAGTTCCACGGCGAGGACCGGTTCTTCGAGGGCAACCTCGAGGCGTGGCGGGCGCTGGAGGAGGCCCGTGCCGCCGGGCAGATCCGCTCGATCGGCGTGTCGAACTTCGAGCCGCGGGACATGGAGAACATCCTCGAGCGCGGCACCGTGGAGCCGGCCGTGAACCAGGTCCTTGCGCACGTCGGGAACACTCCGTTCGAGACGCTCGCGTTCTGCCGGGAGCACGGCATCGTCGTCGAGGCGTACTCGCCGATGGGCCACGGGGAGATCCTGGAGCACCCCGCGGTCGTGGCGACGGCCGAGAAGTACGGTGTCTCCGTTCCGCAGCTGTGCATCCGGTACACGCTGCAGCTGGGGGCGGTGTCGCTGCCGAAGACGGCGAATCCTGAGCACATGCGCTCCAACGCTGAGGTGGACTTCGAGATCTCGGCCGAGGACATGGAGGCGCTGAAGACGGTGGAGCAGGTGACCGACTACGGCGAGTCCAGCGAGTTCCCCGTGTACTGGCAGAAGGACTGA
- a CDS encoding helix-turn-helix transcriptional regulator has product MSTKDEIRDFLTSRRANVTLEQAGLPDWGDERRVPGLRREEVAQLAGVTADYYTRLERGNLQGASDSVLNALARALRLSDVEREHLFALARPVPSRERPAPAKGVRESLQRMLDSFTGPAVIYDVTQEIVASNVLGRALFAPLYEAGRPNMARFTFLDSRAPEFYQDWLLVCSMTAATLRLEVGRDPLNEELTALIGELSTRSPQFRRDWADNDVHEHRTGTKGYRHPVVGELELQFDNLEAPGEPGLQILAYTAELGSPSAEKLTMLASWAASQELGDRAEGE; this is encoded by the coding sequence ATGAGCACGAAGGACGAGATCCGCGACTTCCTGACCTCGCGGCGGGCGAACGTGACGCTCGAGCAGGCCGGGCTGCCCGACTGGGGCGACGAGCGCCGGGTGCCGGGTCTGCGCCGCGAGGAGGTCGCGCAGCTGGCCGGCGTGACGGCGGACTACTACACGCGCCTGGAGCGGGGGAACCTGCAGGGCGCGTCGGACAGCGTGCTGAACGCGCTCGCGCGGGCGCTGCGGCTGAGCGACGTGGAGCGCGAGCACCTGTTCGCCCTCGCCCGGCCGGTCCCGTCCAGGGAGAGGCCGGCCCCGGCGAAGGGGGTGCGGGAGTCATTGCAGCGGATGCTGGACTCGTTCACCGGCCCGGCGGTGATCTACGACGTGACCCAGGAGATCGTGGCGTCCAACGTGCTGGGCCGGGCGCTGTTCGCGCCGCTGTACGAGGCGGGGCGGCCGAACATGGCCCGGTTCACGTTCCTGGACTCCCGTGCGCCGGAGTTCTACCAGGACTGGCTCCTGGTGTGCTCGATGACGGCGGCGACGCTGCGGTTGGAGGTGGGCCGGGATCCGCTGAACGAGGAGCTGACTGCGTTGATCGGCGAGCTGTCCACGCGCAGTCCGCAGTTCCGGCGTGACTGGGCCGACAACGACGTGCACGAGCACCGGACCGGCACCAAGGGCTATCGGCACCCTGTTGTGGGCGAGCTGGAGCTGCAGTTCGACAACCTCGAAGCGCCGGGGGAGCCGGGGCTGCAGATCCTCGCCTACACCGCCGAGCTCGGGAGCCCGTCGGCGGAGAAGCTGACGATGCTCGCCTCCTGGGCCGCCAGCCAGGAGCTGGGAGACCGAGCCGAGGGGGAGTGA
- a CDS encoding phosphotransferase enzyme family protein — MADETDTAGARAHAAGSPEALRELFDLAELEPVSLTRFARVHRGRTDGGESVVVKVTDRRAEAMARWTRALATRGIPVVSPVRGPREHAGEHWVVYPYIEGEVYAGRSGQIRSAGDLLGRLHASDAPTAGLGEYGHPGTRRAEVDKDLMGLREVFDAKLAPDAARQARAIVTTLAERWWSRSWPLLKERDEELPRCGVSSDFKASNLVFASLGPVLIDPDNGGVEPRLFDLAEALVLFHYESPGGPARMMAPYEWRTFVAAYSEHVSLTPAERELWPAAIDHLWWEEGTWVLADNDDAAWADPVQGGYLRSLALWDPERYGLPAEAA; from the coding sequence ATGGCCGACGAGACGGACACTGCAGGAGCCCGGGCGCATGCCGCAGGCTCGCCCGAGGCGCTCCGAGAGCTCTTCGACCTCGCAGAACTGGAGCCGGTGAGCCTGACGCGATTCGCCCGCGTGCACAGGGGGAGAACGGACGGCGGCGAGTCCGTCGTCGTCAAGGTCACCGATCGCCGTGCCGAGGCGATGGCTCGGTGGACGCGCGCCCTCGCGACGCGCGGGATACCCGTCGTCAGCCCGGTCCGCGGGCCTCGCGAGCACGCGGGGGAGCACTGGGTCGTCTACCCGTACATCGAGGGCGAGGTCTACGCGGGTCGTTCCGGACAGATCCGCAGTGCGGGCGATCTGCTGGGCAGGCTTCACGCGAGCGACGCACCCACCGCTGGGCTGGGGGAGTACGGGCACCCCGGGACCCGTCGGGCAGAGGTCGACAAGGATCTCATGGGGCTGCGCGAGGTGTTCGACGCGAAGCTCGCCCCTGACGCCGCGCGCCAGGCCCGAGCCATCGTCACCACCCTTGCCGAACGATGGTGGTCACGGTCGTGGCCGCTTCTGAAGGAACGCGACGAGGAGCTGCCGCGATGCGGAGTGAGCTCGGACTTCAAAGCCTCCAACCTCGTCTTCGCATCGCTCGGCCCCGTGCTCATCGATCCCGACAACGGCGGGGTCGAGCCGCGCCTCTTCGACCTCGCTGAGGCGCTCGTCCTGTTCCACTACGAGTCCCCGGGCGGCCCCGCGCGCATGATGGCGCCGTACGAGTGGCGGACCTTCGTCGCGGCGTACTCCGAGCACGTCTCTCTCACCCCCGCCGAGCGGGAGCTCTGGCCTGCTGCGATCGATCACCTCTGGTGGGAGGAGGGCACGTGGGTTCTCGCGGACAACGACGACGCCGCCTGGGCGGACCCGGTCCAGGGCGGCTACCTGCGCTCGCTCGCCCTGTGGGACCCGGAGCGCTATGGGCTGCCTGCTGAGGCGGCGTGA
- a CDS encoding aldo/keto reductase, with translation MTIPALELRDGSRIPQLGFGVWQITGRRTVPTVAAALEAGYRHVDTAAAYGNERGVGEAIRGSGIQREDLFVTTKLDTSDMGRARAALEESLEELGLEQVDLYLIHWPVPRHRLRFDAWEAMQRAQADGLVRSIGVSNFTEKYLQELVDLGGAVPAVNQVEYHPGYQQRRLQQFAAEHGIATEAYSPLGMGSGPKNEAVARIADTYSRTPAQVILRWHLQQGRIAIPKTATASRIVENFAVTGFQLSADDMAAIDSLDTGRYVGWDPEHV, from the coding sequence GTGACGATCCCCGCCCTGGAGCTCCGCGACGGCAGCCGCATCCCGCAGCTCGGCTTCGGTGTCTGGCAGATCACCGGCCGCCGCACCGTCCCGACGGTCGCCGCGGCGCTGGAGGCCGGCTATCGGCACGTCGACACCGCCGCCGCCTACGGCAACGAGCGCGGCGTCGGCGAGGCGATCCGTGGCTCCGGGATTCAGCGCGAGGACCTGTTCGTCACCACGAAGCTCGACACGTCCGACATGGGCCGGGCGCGCGCGGCACTCGAGGAGAGCCTCGAGGAGCTGGGCCTGGAGCAGGTCGACCTGTACCTGATCCACTGGCCCGTGCCCCGGCACCGGCTCCGCTTCGATGCCTGGGAGGCGATGCAGCGGGCGCAGGCCGACGGGCTGGTCCGCTCGATCGGGGTCTCGAACTTCACCGAGAAGTACCTGCAGGAACTCGTTGACCTCGGCGGTGCGGTGCCCGCGGTGAACCAGGTCGAGTATCACCCGGGCTACCAGCAGCGCCGGCTTCAGCAGTTCGCCGCCGAGCACGGCATCGCCACCGAGGCGTACTCGCCGCTGGGCATGGGCTCCGGACCGAAGAACGAGGCGGTGGCGCGGATCGCCGACACGTACAGCCGGACGCCGGCGCAGGTGATCCTGCGCTGGCACCTGCAGCAGGGCCGGATCGCGATCCCGAAGACAGCCACGGCCTCGCGCATCGTCGAGAACTTCGCCGTGACGGGCTTCCAGCTCTCCGCCGACGACATGGCGGCCATCGACTCCCTGGACACCGGCCGGTACGTCGGCTGGGACCCCGAGCACGTCTGA
- a CDS encoding class I SAM-dependent RNA methyltransferase, protein MARDMRRAASAEPERTALGRLLTLTVGAPAAGGTFVARHEGRVVFVRGAVPGETVVARLLEDAKNSAKARFWRAETLEILDPSPDRVPSVWPEAGTDGVGGAEWAHIGLHAQRRLATEVLQDLLRRAGVSTLATEEAQVEPAPHDTDGLGWRTRVRLTRGADGLLGMRGWRSHEVHPVGENPLAAVEIRELGLPDLALPDAVEAVDAVAPSVGRPAVVLIGRGLSAAGAGASGGFEVPEGLEGVDLAVQGPTGLTAVSGDGMVTEEVLGRRFRVGATGFWQVHRQAPEVLTSVVLRDMEAREGDTVWDLFGGVGLFAAALADEVGSAGRVLSVEGDRRAGALAEENLAALPQASAETADVTAWVRAQEKDPDRVVIDPPRAGLGPELMTMLCARTRERIVYVSCEPSTLARDLKAAEEAGWRVEDLRAFDLFPHTHHIESVAVLTRAS, encoded by the coding sequence ATGGCACGGGACATGCGGCGCGCTGCGAGCGCCGAGCCCGAGCGGACCGCGCTGGGACGGCTGCTCACGCTCACGGTCGGCGCCCCGGCCGCCGGCGGCACGTTCGTGGCCCGCCATGAGGGCCGCGTCGTGTTCGTGCGCGGCGCAGTCCCCGGTGAGACCGTCGTCGCGCGCCTGCTCGAGGACGCGAAGAACTCCGCGAAGGCGCGCTTCTGGCGCGCCGAGACCCTCGAGATCCTCGACCCCAGCCCGGACCGCGTGCCCAGCGTCTGGCCCGAGGCGGGGACCGACGGCGTCGGCGGGGCCGAGTGGGCGCACATCGGCCTGCACGCGCAGCGCCGCCTGGCCACCGAGGTCCTCCAGGACCTGCTGCGCCGTGCGGGCGTCTCGACCCTCGCGACCGAGGAGGCGCAGGTCGAGCCCGCGCCGCATGACACCGACGGACTGGGATGGCGCACCCGGGTGCGCCTCACCCGTGGGGCCGACGGGCTGCTCGGCATGCGCGGCTGGCGCTCCCACGAGGTCCACCCGGTGGGGGAGAACCCCCTGGCTGCGGTAGAGATCCGCGAGCTCGGCCTGCCCGATCTCGCGCTGCCCGACGCCGTGGAGGCCGTCGATGCGGTCGCGCCGTCCGTCGGCCGTCCCGCCGTCGTCCTCATCGGCCGGGGCCTCTCGGCCGCAGGCGCCGGCGCCTCCGGCGGGTTCGAGGTCCCCGAGGGCCTCGAGGGCGTCGATCTCGCCGTCCAGGGGCCGACGGGTCTCACCGCGGTCTCGGGCGACGGCATGGTCACCGAGGAGGTCCTGGGACGGCGGTTCCGCGTGGGCGCGACGGGCTTCTGGCAGGTCCACCGCCAGGCCCCCGAGGTGCTCACCTCCGTGGTGCTGCGCGACATGGAGGCCCGCGAGGGCGACACCGTCTGGGACCTGTTCGGCGGCGTCGGGCTGTTCGCGGCCGCGCTGGCCGACGAGGTCGGGTCCGCGGGCCGCGTGCTCAGCGTCGAGGGCGACCGCCGCGCCGGGGCGCTGGCCGAGGAGAACCTCGCGGCCCTCCCGCAGGCGAGCGCCGAGACGGCCGACGTCACCGCGTGGGTGCGCGCCCAGGAGAAGGACCCCGATCGCGTGGTCATCGACCCGCCGCGCGCGGGTCTCGGCCCCGAGCTGATGACGATGCTGTGCGCGCGCACCCGGGAGCGGATCGTCTACGTCTCCTGCGAGCCCTCGACGCTCGCGCGCGACCTGAAGGCGGCCGAGGAGGCCGGCTGGCGGGTCGAGGACCTGCGCGCCTTCGACCTGTTCCCCCACACGCATCACATCGAGTCGGTGGCGGTTCTGACGCGCGCGTCATGA